From one Chlamydia sp. 04-14 genomic stretch:
- a CDS encoding biotin transporter BioY, whose protein sequence is MGYSLTKKSWLLSVLNSPIARILEGSLFLALLAKITLPLPFTPIPVTFQTLGIYCIGMACSPMIAVSSVIAYLLEGLFFPVFYSSGYGIATFFGPTAGYLYTFPLVALFISLLYRRFKSPNGYVLASILAAAASIILLFGSLWLAYYFYMMSITDTVDLIRGLQLGAAPFVIGETLKILLVVQGRKALQFFQK, encoded by the coding sequence ATGGGTTATAGTCTGACGAAAAAATCTTGGCTGTTATCGGTATTGAATAGTCCAATAGCTAGGATCTTAGAGGGGTCGCTTTTCCTTGCTTTATTAGCAAAAATTACCTTGCCTCTACCATTTACTCCTATTCCTGTTACTTTCCAAACTTTAGGAATTTACTGTATTGGTATGGCATGCTCTCCGATGATCGCTGTTAGTAGTGTGATTGCCTATCTATTAGAAGGGTTATTCTTTCCTGTGTTTTATAGTTCAGGGTATGGCATAGCGACTTTTTTCGGACCAACAGCAGGATACCTTTATACGTTTCCTCTAGTTGCGCTATTCATATCACTACTTTATCGTAGATTTAAGAGCCCTAATGGTTATGTTTTGGCATCTATTCTTGCAGCGGCGGCATCTATCATACTATTGTTCGGGTCATTATGGCTCGCTTATTACTTTTATATGATGTCAATCACAGACACTGTAGATCTTATTCGAGGCTTACAGCTGGGTGCTGCACCATTTGTTATTGGAGAGACACTAAAGATACTACTCGTTGTTCAAGGAAGAAAGGCTCTTCAGTTTTTCCAAAAATAG